TTAACTCCAACCTCAAAACACCCGCCCCAAGAGCTAAATAGAATAGGCATCTCCCCGAGCAGGAGAATGGAAAAATCGAGGCACAGAGTCAACTTGATTGTATAAGGTTAATCAGCTATTTTAGGGGAGAACCAGAACCGGCATCTGGCTCTGTGCCCCATGTTCCTTCCAGCAGGCCCTGTGGGCAGCTGTGACGAGTGTGGCCCAGCCACCTGGCTGAGGCACCCAGGGCCCACAGCCAGTATGGGAAATCCTGGAGGGAGGCTATGATCCAGCTGTGCCCCAGCTCTCTAGACAGGGTTCCAAGCAATGATGCCAATGACGACAGATGTCACTGGCGGCTGGAAAACGGGCCCCCTTTGACAAGTCTGGGAGCACCCTCTAGCTGCTGTGCTCAGCATGGGGCTCACTAGCATCTATTTAGGTAAAGTGGAGAGACTGGGCTTACACTAAACTGTGGGAAGGAGTGAATGCAGCTTCCAGAAAGTCATCACTTGGTTCAGAGGTTTACGTAGAAAGCATCTGGCCAAATCCAACGAGAACAGACCTAGGACCATCCTTCTAAACCCACCCTGAGTGGTAAAGATAAGGTACATGTCTTAACCTATATAAAAGTGAAGGATTATCGTTTTTCAACTGTACAGACACATGACTGGAATTACAGTTCAGTGGCATGCACCCTACGTTGACTGTATTTAAACTACTACTGTGTAGTGCAACATCTCCATTGCATGGTGCCAAACATTTTTCAGTTTCAGTTACTTGGTGAGATCTGATTTTAGCCACAGTATTTTCAAAGCCAATTTCTATTTAAATGTGTTGTGGAAAAAATGTAATAGTTTGACTTTAtacacattttacatttacagcaGAATAAGTACAGGAATTCGTACACCCGAATGGGTGGTGTTGCCTTCAAACTGGTCACGTTGGGAAGATGTATTTTTAGTCCAGGGAAGCTGACCTTACGCATAACATTTCTAGAACCTTCCTTGGAAACTGTCCACTTGTAAGCATCCTTAACATTGATAAGTCTTTGTCTTTTAAGGGTAGATTTATTCTTTTGAGGAATGATATTTTTTAACAGCCAAGGAGCATTAGAAGATAAGTCTGATCAATAAAATGGGTGATGGAGCTCGGGATGAACTCTGGGGAAGGGTGGTGTAAAAAAACGAGGTCTGACTATAAGGTTATGAGGCCTCTTTTCTTGCATGGCTTCAAAGGTAACTCCAAAGAGGAAGTTTAGTGCTCTTGGTACATGCAACATCACAGCTCAAGAGTAAGGTCTCCCAGGGAAATAAGTACAATCAtggtgactcttttttttttttttttttttttgcggtacgcgggcctctcactgctgtagcctctcccgttgcggagcacaggctccggacgtgcaggctcagcgtccatggctcacgggcccagccgctccgtggcatgtgggatcttcccagaccggggcacaaacccgtgtcccccgcatcggcaggcggactctcaaccactgtgccaccagggaagcccatgttgaCTCTTGAGTGCATATGTTCTAGTGTATTTGGTTAAAAAGGTAGCCTTGCTCATTTTTGTCATACTtcacagaagcagaaatgaaACACTCCATGTCCGTGACTTCTCCCAAGGGCAGTCTCATCATCTACTGCTGGAAGAGTTAAAATGAAAAGCACTTGGTGTCATGTCTACATtatccactccccccaccccccatcccccccaccaaATGTGCAATGAGTTATTCCTGATACCTGAGTCTCCCCAGTGTGGAAAAGTGGGTAAGGACAGGTCTCTGGAACCTGGGTAAGACTAGTATGTCAAGGGGATTGGAGTGTTTCCAATGGCTCTAGCTACCCAACAGGCTCACAACACCGACTCATACAAGAAAATCTCCTATAGCTAATTACGTAAAGTTTCAGTGGAAGAGAGGGGGAAATGATTATCTTCCAGTAGCTTTCTAGGATTAAAAACCCACTCGCTTCTAATGTCAAGTGAACAGTCTATTGAAAAGAAGTCCATGGTGTTCTAGTGCATGCTTAAGGAAGAAAGTGTGTGGCCACTAGGTCACTGAAGTGCATTTCCAGCTGAGGCCAAAGGCAGCAAAGGTGCAAGAGGCTGCTGGGGCTGGCGCTAGTTGAAGCAGGATCTATATATTTGGAGTGGCAAAGCAATCTGTAGAAAGCCCCAGTTACAGAGCAGGATGTTTGCCAACGAGTGAAGTCAAAGGACGCTCAATTTCACTTTCTACAAAGTGCTTCATTGAAGATGCTAAGGAGGAAGCTCCCTTTAAAACACCATATCCTGAGTGTCAGAGAAATATGGTCAAGATGGTGATTGATGGGGAGCAGAGACTGATTCGCTAATAGCACTGGGACTGTGTATACTCcgagcatctctctctctctctctctctctctctctctctctctcacacacacacacacacacacacacacacacacttaatgaAGAGCACACAACTGCAGTCACATTCCACCTCTTCTGCACGTGCCTCTGTCCGGTGGTTGCTCTTTTGTACAGTATTTCCAGGAGCCGTTGAGTTAATGGGCTCCACTGCTAAAAGCCAGAAGCACAGCACAGAGTCAGCCGTAACATCCAATTGCTTGTAGCAGACATCGGTATCAAATCCATCAGTCGGGATGTTGTTCTCCGTGAGGGTTTTTATATTAGTGTTTATAAAAACCACAAAGCTAGGCCATTTGCTTCCATCATCGTTAGAAAGAATGCTGAGTGCCCAGATGGGATTTCTAGTTTCTGTGCAAATGAAATCATACTAGTCCAGATTTTATTCGCTCAAAACTACTAGGGAAGCAGTAGGATTTGGTTTCAATGCTGCCAAAAAGCAGGAACTCACTGAAGTTTTAATTCTGAAGCAATCCTGGCGTTAATGTTGTAGCCAGGGTCGGGCAGCATGGGGGCCGGGGCCCCCGCTGTGCTTGCTGAGGACCCCCGGGTCTCTCCCAGTTCAGGCTCGCTCTCGCTAGAGGTAGACCCGCTGTTGATGGCGTAGACGCTCTCTGTGACTCCCTGAGCTGAAGCACAGCTGTCTGGCTCTTTCTTCTCCCTGGGACTAGACAGTCCCGGGAGGACAGCCATCTTCCCGGTCTGCCTGCTGGGCAGCAAGGACATGGTGTAGTCTGCAATGACCCCGCCCACATCTAAGTTGCAGGCCTGGTCGAAGGCTAGGAAACCCACGTTGGCGTTTGCTTCGCACACCATAAAGGAGCCATCGTCCATGATGAGGAGGTCGATGCCACAGAAGTCCATGCCCAGGATGTTGGACACCTGGATAGCCAGCTGCTTGCCTTGTTCTGTCAGTGGGCACATGACGCCCACGCCACCTGTGGGGAAAGTGCAGTGATGTAATGGTGACactgtaaccgagcaggaccgtATAAGGCCTTCCCAGAAGAGACCCCTACCCATATCCTCTGCCTGCCCTTTGtcgtagaaaaactttagtcaaagaataaatttaatcagagaagtgagaaaatgcggaaagaaaggaaaacagtcaagcaagataagataataatactttagccattaaacaaagtcaaggacctttagctcTTCCTCAAGGACTGCAgttaatattctgagccacatcctgtgagctgttttgcagatactgaaacccccagcaggtggaagaagttaaatgtatgctgcccacaagcacggagaccccagaccggttggaaccagaaggttgatgatgctgagagcccattacctcaccaccagccaatcagaagaatgtccacgagctgatcacgccctgcTCCGTGAACACTAtaagactcctcactaccccTTCCAGGGCAGGACACACAGTCCTGtgggcattagcccactgtggccccctttgcctggcaaagcaataaagctattcctTTCCATGATACTTcaccaaaactctgtctctgagatttagtGTGGCCCCAGTGTACGGAGGCCGAATTTTGGCAACAACACCAGGCACCGACCGGACAAATGAGTCAAATGACCCTTCAAGGAAGAGGTGAGGGATGTCGGGGGAGGGCAGCAAGATGGGCATTTTTATTACCAACAAAAGGTCTGGATGGAAATCAGGACACCCTCTGAGAAAGTAATGATTGTTTCTTTCCtagagtttaaaaaatgtttatatcctCTGACCCAGTCATCCCACCATGAAGGAAATAATCTTACATATCGGGGAAAAAAGCTTATGCACAAAGATGCTGATGGCCGTCACTTAAAATACTGGAAAGTCAAAATACTGGTACATGGTAGGCACTCGATATTTGTTGATgagtaaatgaaaaattataatctAATTAGCTCACAGAAGAGGAAAGCAGCATAGTTTACACCCATTACTAAAAATGATAGAGTTCGTGATCACACGGGAAAATACTTAAAAGGATTGAAGGCTGTACAGTATGACCATAATTATGCAAAAAAACATCATCAGAAAcgacaccaaaatgttaacattggtTGTCTCTAGATGGCGGGATTAATGACAAATATCGTTTTCTATTTGACTTTGCTGTATTTTCTACACTGAGAATGAATTCCTTTTAGaaattagaagaaacaaaattattattttctaagaaGAGAGAGGCCTGTGAGACAAAAATCTCATACCGAGGTCAGAGAGAGTCTGATTGCCCTTACTTGTTAAAAAGCTAAGACCTCAGATTTAATTGTCTTCCTTCAGTCTCTTTGCAAAGACTTAACACTTGTATTCTCAGGAACTAATGGCTTTACCTTAACTCTGCCCCTCCACCATCTattatatggtgtgaggaaaaggCTACTGAACAGCTTTAAAACAGCTCATCAAAAACAGGAATATGGATAAATTACAAAACAGTGTACTTTCTAGTTAAagaatggatttttttgtttgttttttcttttggccgtatggcttatgggatcttagttccctgaccagggatcgaacctagggccccggcagtggaagtgcagagtcctaaccactggaccaccagggaagtccccaaagaatGGATTTTTGTGAGCTGACTGAAAAAGACAAACTGATAATACATAAGGTTCGATACTGTGGTAAGACATGGGATtgtcatgaaaattaaatgagataatatattagGTACTTAGCACTGTGTCAACCTGAGCCTAGCATTTGCTTCTATCACAGCGCTTTAGTCACAGTACCTTACGATGATCTGTTTATGCATCTTCTCCTTTACTGGACCATAAGCTGCCCAAGGGCAAGGACTCTCATTAATCGCTACACTGTCAGCCTCTACCCTGGAGTCCACGTGGGGAGGCTGCTCAACCACACTCAGGAAGAAGGACCAGATTGGTGTTTCAGCCTCGTCATTAGTCACCAGACTTGGTATACTCATCTGGCGATCTAGGAAATAACGACTGGGTACTCTTTCACATTACCAACATACAAATTCCACTCATGAGGCTGACAATAGATTTCTGTGATGAAGATGAACATTCCCATTCCCCCGGGACCATCTCCATGcaccaaaactgaaaacaagctTTAGCAATAGGTTAATGGGATGAGGTTATGCTTTTGACCCAGACATAAACTGCAGCTTTCTAATAACGTCAAACAtataagaaaaacacaattttcgaaagaaaaaagaaacacaatctTCAATTACAATGGAAAAGCAGAATATGCTATGTCTCCAGCCATAGCCttacttttcagtttcttttttttttttttaattattatttttggctgcaccacatggcttgctggagttcctggaccaggaatcgaacccgagtcctcagcagtgaaagcgcggagtcttaaccactggactgccagggagttccccatTGCCTTAGTTGAGACTCTCCTTGCTTCTTGCCTGAGCTATTGCCACAGCTTCCAAACTcaactccctgcctccctctcatgCCTTCAATCCATCCTCTTCCCAGATGTCAGTTTTTCTCAAACACCAATCCTCATGTCACTCCCTTGTTTAAAGCTGACTGCCAAGTCCTAACACCTACAGGACagggttcaaatctcagcatCCTGACATCCCTGGCCTGACCTCCGTCATGGCACTTACACCCACCTGCCACCCTCCTGGACTGCTTGCTGCTAAGGGAAAGGGCTTGTTTCTAATTCCTCTCTGTGATCCTGGCGCCTTGCAGACGGTCTGACCAGATAGGAGGGATCGAGACACATTCACTGGCTGGGTGCAAACATCCTAATGAAAAACCCTGGTGGCCTCCCCTGACCAACAGTCCGACTGAGCTTTCGTGCCTCACCGAGAGAGCAGTTGCTCTGCATCCGTCCGTCTGTGGAGCAGCGAAGCATAGAGCCTATCACCTGGCCACCTACTACCACCACCCGGATATCCTTTCCGTGGGACTCCTTCACGTACTTCTGGAACAGGTAGGGCACATCGTGGCGGATCACATGGCAGATATCTGAGAGGTGGTGTTTATCTCTTGCGAGAAAAAcagcttttcctttaagaagaaagacaaagagcAAGAGAAGTAGTTAGAAGCCTCTGAGCGCAGTCCTTGCCATCCCACCTCCAGGTCCAGAGTCATCCATTCTTTCCCAACTCGCCTCACTGTGGCCCCTTCAATTTCTCTGAATCGACTCTTGCGTCTTATCAAATGGCCGTCGAACCtcatttttttctgggttttactCAGGTCCTTCTCCTTTCACAActcttttttcaaaatgaaatcgAAATGTATTCCAGAAACGCCCAGAAGGGGCCAAAATAACTTCCTAGGGATCTAGTCAATTCGGTTCCAGAAACAGTCAGCACCGCCTATCACCCCAGGATGCTGATTTGGTAGAGTCCATGTCTCACTCACGTTTTTTTCTAAATCCTCACACCTCACACTAGGCTCGATGCACAAAGCAAGTGTCAATCAATGCTTACAGAACATAACTAACTGAACATACTTTAGAGGAATTCCCAGTCAAGATGGACAGAGACCCACAAAAGATAATGACACAGCCTGATATAGCATCAGGAGAGGTCTGTGCAAAATACTATGGGGGTTCAAAGAGGGAGCCACTGCCAGATGTGCTTCCTCCTTTTAAACATAAGAAACTTATTATTTGGCTGTACCCGTTTAATTCTGAAAGGAATGATCCGTACTTCTATTGATCTCTGGGAAAAGCATTCTTTCCTGACTCCAAATTCTGTATTTTCTGCTTGAATCACTTATGCTTTTGCAGTTATTTGGCATCTGCTTTTCCATTTGCATATTAGCTAACAGGTATGAGCGGGGGGCCCTGACAGGTTTGCTCTGTAAACCTGACATAAGCATGCCATACCCTGATCCTTCTTGTTCGCAAACATGGAAAAAAGAGATGGTTTTCCTAAGATATGTGTCACCACCTTAAAAAGAGTGGGACATTTCTGAAGTCTTAATAAAAAGAGGAATGGGTATCAGCCCCTAGTGGCCTATAAGACCAAAAAGTAACCTCCAAACCATGTCTCAATCATTGGACATCTGGCACCAGGAGATCTGGCATCTGGCAGCAGATGGCTGGGATTCAATGATAGGCACTGGGGATTCTCTGGACATAGGTAGGATTTTCAGCAGAGATGGGGGCTAAAAATATGGACTTTGTTccttggttcctggcacagaggttCTAATATGGGGCTTAGTCTGCAGTTAATAAAGGAGCTACAGTTTGaaagcaaggaggaaaaaaactgggcagggggaagggcaCTAAGATTAGTTAatcatctactgtgtgccaaacactttattttttaaaaaaattatttctcttacACTTCATACTAGCTCTATGAAGCCATTAGGACAAGgatagttatttttgttttacagaagaggaaaataaaggtcCACAGGATTAGTAACTTTCTCAAAGGCATAGCCTGCATGAGTCCACTGCCTTCTTTAGATTTATTTCCATATACTAGAGCCTAACAACTGCTGTGACTTTGTTTACTCCCTACCCATTTTCCCTAAGATGTGTGTGCTACACTAGCAACGaccaatctgaaaataaaattaagatcaCAATTCCGTTTACGATAgtatcaaaaggaataaaaaaacttaggaatacatttaaccaaagaagctcaagacttatacactgaaaactacaaaatatttgaaagaacttaaagattgaaataaatgcaaagacattccatgttcagAAATTGGaagattaatattgttaagatggcaatactcctcAAATTGATCTACAAACTCAGTGCAATCCCCACCAAAATTCCAACTTCCTGTTTTGCAGAAATCGATAtgatgatcctaaaattcatatgtaaatgcaagggaccccaaatagccaatgcaatcttgagaaagaaggacaaagttggaggacttgtatttcccaatttcaaaactttctaCCAAGTTACAGTAACAAGATAGTGTGgcctggcataaggatagacatatagatgaatggaatagaattgagagcccagaataAACTCTCATACAGATCGTCAATTTTTGATTTTTGGCAAGAGTTCCAAGAGCATTCAGTGGGGAAccaacagtctcttcaacaaataatactgagaaaactggatatccacaggcaaaaggatgaagttggaccttcatcacaccatatacaaaaattaattcaaaatggctcaaagacccaaatgtaacggctaaaactgtaaaactcttaggagGAGAGATAGGTGtaaatctgtgtgaccttggattaggcaagcACAAAACGACATCAAAAATACAAgtaaccaaaggaaaaaatagataaattgaacttcattaaaacttttgtgtatcaaagaatactatcaaaaaagtgaaaacacgACCTACAGAGTGGGAAAACATCAT
This sequence is a window from Globicephala melas chromosome 1, mGloMel1.2, whole genome shotgun sequence. Protein-coding genes within it:
- the RIMKLA gene encoding N-acetylaspartylglutamate synthase A, producing the protein MCSQLWFLTDRRIREDYPQVQILRALRQRCSEQDVRFRAVLMDQIAVTIVGGNLGLRLNQKVLTTFPDVVLVRVPTPSVQSDSDITVLRHLEKLGCRLVNRPQSILNCINKFWTFQELAGHGVPMPDTFSYGGHEDFSKMIDEAEPLGYPVVVKSTRGHRGKAVFLARDKHHLSDICHVIRHDVPYLFQKYVKESHGKDIRVVVVGGQVIGSMLRCSTDGRMQSNCSLGGVGVMCPLTEQGKQLAIQVSNILGMDFCGIDLLIMDDGSFMVCEANANVGFLAFDQACNLDVGGVIADYTMSLLPSRQTGKMAVLPGLSSPREKKEPDSCASAQGVTESVYAINSGSTSSESEPELGETRGSSASTAGAPAPMLPDPGYNINARIASELKLQ